The Thunnus maccoyii chromosome 9, fThuMac1.1, whole genome shotgun sequence genome includes a region encoding these proteins:
- the poli gene encoding DNA polymerase iota isoform X1, with the protein MLFEMDNSEDEMEEDDTEWKNSFTDSAPLSPAAAAAAASGSNLSKTPTPAHRVILHFDLDCFYAQVEMIRNPALRDVPLGIQQKYIIVTCNYVARQQGVTKLMSITDAKEKCPQLVLVKGEDLTHYREMSYKVTELLLSYCPLVERLGFDENYMDVTEMVETRLTQTVESNNYSFKGHVYNHSGADAKAADHPRLALGSHIAAELREALHSKLGLTGCAGVATNKLLAKLVSGAFKPNQQTTLLPENVSDIMGCLSGLRKLPGVGHQTTKRLQALGLVSLKDLQLFPLTDLVREFGGPSAQRLKNLVLGVDDSPVTPTGAPQSLSDEDSFKKMSSTKDVLEKIQQLLNSLVERMHKDGRQPQTFRLTVRKYSATNKWFSRESRQCPIPNHIGQKITSGSGDEALVQLVPLAMKLFHKLVDTSSAFHLTLINVCFSNLQARGPAASGKGSITSFFTHSTSPAKTQILSSQSQDNSSQSGDSHHVDHRFSARSMITQHTSQKTVSTKSPSSSEAALRGFKRKQSTVVPLEASQLQKASCSTVGSDPDETNNTVTYRLPPNVDLEVFRLLPEEIQKEVLSPAYANSLPSSLMTTTNQSTPAAVVDIPHISESTSLLCPPPSKPVPQSFPDSQNLTDRKEAVNKPDPSDRATTVNHQQPPGTSSVSGENMTEEGRSSFPRSSDCEFPVNVDPKVFSELPLDVQRELMSEWKQQKPVLKTPASRKPGRSSMTKDKKSAGKSSQANNLLNYFKPS; encoded by the exons ATGTTGTTTGAAATGGATAACAGCGAGGATGAGATGGAAGAGGATGACACCGAGTGGAAGAACAGTTTCACGGACTCAGCACCTCTCAgccccgctgctgctgctgctgctgcttctg GGTCAAACCTCAGTAAGACACCAACACCTGCACACAGAGTCATTCTGCATTTTGACCTGGACTGCTTCTATGCCCAGGTGGAAATGATCAGAAACCCAGCACTGAGAGATGTCCCTTTAG GTATTCAGCAGAAGTACATCATAGTCACCTGCAACTATGTGGCAAGACAGCAGGGAGTAACCAAGCTGATGTCTATTACTGATGCAAAGGAGAAATGTCCTCAGCTGGTGCTGGTTAAAGGAGAAGATCTGACACACTACAGAGAAATGTCCTATAAAGTGACAG agctgctgctgtcctACTGTCCATTGGTCGAGAGGCTTGGATTTGATGAAAACTACATGGATGTCACAGAAATGGTAGAGACGAGACTGACACAGACAGTGGAGTCTAACAACTATTCATTTAAAGGACATGTCTACAACCATTCCG GTGCAGACGCTAAAGCCGCTGACCACCCGAGGTTGGCGTTAGGTTCACACATtgcagcagagctgagagaAGCCCTCCACAGCAAACTGGGCCTGACTGGCTGCGCTGGCGTTGCCACCAACAAGCTACTGGCCAAACTGGTGTCGGGCGCCTTTAAACCCAACCAGCAAACCACTCTGCTGCCGGAGAACGTCAGTGACATCATGGGCTGCCTGAGCGGCCTCCGCAAATTACCAG GGGTGGGACACCAAACCACTAAGAGACTTCAAGCCCTGGGACTGGTCAGCCTTAaagacctgcagctcttcccGTTGACTGACTTGGTGAGAGAGTTTGGAGGCCCCAGTGCTCAGCGCTTGAAGAATCTGGTCCTCGGTGTTGATGACTCGCCTGTGACCCCTACTGGGGCCCCTCAG TCTCTCAGTGATGAAGACTCCTTCAAGAAAATGTCATCAACTAAAGACGTGTTGGAAAAGATTCAACAGCTCCTGAATAGTCTGGTTGAGAG GATGCACAAAGATGGCAGGCAGCCTCAAACCTTCCGGCTTACCGTACGTAAATACTCAGCGACCAACAAGTGGTTCAGTCGGGAGAGCCGGCAGTGTCCGATCCCCAACCACATCGGACAGAAGATCACCTCTG GCAGCGGTGATGAAGCTCTGGTCCAGCTGGTCCCCTTGGCCATGAAGCTTTTCCACAAGCTGGTGGACACCAGCTCAGCCTTCCATCTCACCCTCATCAATGTGTGCTTCAGTAACCTGCAGGCCAGAGGACCTGCTGCTAGCGGAAAGGGCTCAATAACGTCTTTCTTTACTCACAgcacatctcctgcaaaaacacaaatccTCTCATCACAAAGCCAG GACAATTCCTCTCAGAGCGGGGATAGTCACCACGTGGATCATCGGTTCAGCGCCCGCAGCATGATTACTCAACATACCTCACAAAAGACAGTCTCCACAAAAAGCCCCTCTAGCTCTGAGGCAGCATTACGTGGgttcaaaagaaaacagagcacTGTTGTCCCGTTAGAAGCGTCTCAGCTTCAGAAAGCATCCTGCAGCACAGTGGGGTCAGACCCCGATGAGACAAATAACACTGTGACATATCGACTGCCTCCAAATGTTGATCTGGAAGTGTTCAGGCTTCTCCCTGAGGAAATCCAGAAGGAGGTGTTATCTCCCGCCTACGCTAACTCCCTTCCCAGCTCTCTCATGACTACTACCAACCAGTCCACCCCTGCTGCAGTCGTTGATATCCCCCACATATCAGAGAGCACCTCTCTGCTGTGCCCCCCACCCTCCAAGCCTGTCCCACAGTCGTTTCCAGACTCACAAAAtctcacagacagaaaagaagcTGTAAACAAACCGGATCCATCAGACAGAGCAACCACCGTGAATCACCAGCAGCCTCCAGGCACAAGTTCAGTTTCAGGAGAAAACATGACGGAAGAAGGGAGATCATCATTCCCCCGGTCTTCTGACTGTGAGTTTCCAGTAAATGTGGACCCTAAGGTGTTTTCTGAGCTTCCACTGGATGTTCAGAGGGAGTTGATGTCTGAATGGAAGCAACAGAAGCCAGTCCTGAAGACCCCCGCATCGAGGAAACCAGGGAGAAGCTCGATGACCAAAGACAAAAAGTCTGCAGGAAAAAGCAGTCAGGCAAACAATTTGTTGAATTATTTCAAACCCAGTTAG
- the poli gene encoding DNA polymerase iota isoform X2, with product MLFEMDNSEDEMEEDDTEWKNSFTDSAPLSPAAAAAAASGSNLSKTPTPAHRVILHFDLDCFYAQVEMIRNPALRDVPLGIQQKYIIVTCNYVARQQGVTKLMSITDAKEKCPQLVLVKGEDLTHYREMSYKVTELLLSYCPLVERLGFDENYMDVTEMVETRLTQTVESNNYSFKGHVYNHSDAKAADHPRLALGSHIAAELREALHSKLGLTGCAGVATNKLLAKLVSGAFKPNQQTTLLPENVSDIMGCLSGLRKLPGVGHQTTKRLQALGLVSLKDLQLFPLTDLVREFGGPSAQRLKNLVLGVDDSPVTPTGAPQSLSDEDSFKKMSSTKDVLEKIQQLLNSLVERMHKDGRQPQTFRLTVRKYSATNKWFSRESRQCPIPNHIGQKITSGSGDEALVQLVPLAMKLFHKLVDTSSAFHLTLINVCFSNLQARGPAASGKGSITSFFTHSTSPAKTQILSSQSQDNSSQSGDSHHVDHRFSARSMITQHTSQKTVSTKSPSSSEAALRGFKRKQSTVVPLEASQLQKASCSTVGSDPDETNNTVTYRLPPNVDLEVFRLLPEEIQKEVLSPAYANSLPSSLMTTTNQSTPAAVVDIPHISESTSLLCPPPSKPVPQSFPDSQNLTDRKEAVNKPDPSDRATTVNHQQPPGTSSVSGENMTEEGRSSFPRSSDCEFPVNVDPKVFSELPLDVQRELMSEWKQQKPVLKTPASRKPGRSSMTKDKKSAGKSSQANNLLNYFKPS from the exons ATGTTGTTTGAAATGGATAACAGCGAGGATGAGATGGAAGAGGATGACACCGAGTGGAAGAACAGTTTCACGGACTCAGCACCTCTCAgccccgctgctgctgctgctgctgcttctg GGTCAAACCTCAGTAAGACACCAACACCTGCACACAGAGTCATTCTGCATTTTGACCTGGACTGCTTCTATGCCCAGGTGGAAATGATCAGAAACCCAGCACTGAGAGATGTCCCTTTAG GTATTCAGCAGAAGTACATCATAGTCACCTGCAACTATGTGGCAAGACAGCAGGGAGTAACCAAGCTGATGTCTATTACTGATGCAAAGGAGAAATGTCCTCAGCTGGTGCTGGTTAAAGGAGAAGATCTGACACACTACAGAGAAATGTCCTATAAAGTGACAG agctgctgctgtcctACTGTCCATTGGTCGAGAGGCTTGGATTTGATGAAAACTACATGGATGTCACAGAAATGGTAGAGACGAGACTGACACAGACAGTGGAGTCTAACAACTATTCATTTAAAGGACATGTCTACAACCATTCCG ACGCTAAAGCCGCTGACCACCCGAGGTTGGCGTTAGGTTCACACATtgcagcagagctgagagaAGCCCTCCACAGCAAACTGGGCCTGACTGGCTGCGCTGGCGTTGCCACCAACAAGCTACTGGCCAAACTGGTGTCGGGCGCCTTTAAACCCAACCAGCAAACCACTCTGCTGCCGGAGAACGTCAGTGACATCATGGGCTGCCTGAGCGGCCTCCGCAAATTACCAG GGGTGGGACACCAAACCACTAAGAGACTTCAAGCCCTGGGACTGGTCAGCCTTAaagacctgcagctcttcccGTTGACTGACTTGGTGAGAGAGTTTGGAGGCCCCAGTGCTCAGCGCTTGAAGAATCTGGTCCTCGGTGTTGATGACTCGCCTGTGACCCCTACTGGGGCCCCTCAG TCTCTCAGTGATGAAGACTCCTTCAAGAAAATGTCATCAACTAAAGACGTGTTGGAAAAGATTCAACAGCTCCTGAATAGTCTGGTTGAGAG GATGCACAAAGATGGCAGGCAGCCTCAAACCTTCCGGCTTACCGTACGTAAATACTCAGCGACCAACAAGTGGTTCAGTCGGGAGAGCCGGCAGTGTCCGATCCCCAACCACATCGGACAGAAGATCACCTCTG GCAGCGGTGATGAAGCTCTGGTCCAGCTGGTCCCCTTGGCCATGAAGCTTTTCCACAAGCTGGTGGACACCAGCTCAGCCTTCCATCTCACCCTCATCAATGTGTGCTTCAGTAACCTGCAGGCCAGAGGACCTGCTGCTAGCGGAAAGGGCTCAATAACGTCTTTCTTTACTCACAgcacatctcctgcaaaaacacaaatccTCTCATCACAAAGCCAG GACAATTCCTCTCAGAGCGGGGATAGTCACCACGTGGATCATCGGTTCAGCGCCCGCAGCATGATTACTCAACATACCTCACAAAAGACAGTCTCCACAAAAAGCCCCTCTAGCTCTGAGGCAGCATTACGTGGgttcaaaagaaaacagagcacTGTTGTCCCGTTAGAAGCGTCTCAGCTTCAGAAAGCATCCTGCAGCACAGTGGGGTCAGACCCCGATGAGACAAATAACACTGTGACATATCGACTGCCTCCAAATGTTGATCTGGAAGTGTTCAGGCTTCTCCCTGAGGAAATCCAGAAGGAGGTGTTATCTCCCGCCTACGCTAACTCCCTTCCCAGCTCTCTCATGACTACTACCAACCAGTCCACCCCTGCTGCAGTCGTTGATATCCCCCACATATCAGAGAGCACCTCTCTGCTGTGCCCCCCACCCTCCAAGCCTGTCCCACAGTCGTTTCCAGACTCACAAAAtctcacagacagaaaagaagcTGTAAACAAACCGGATCCATCAGACAGAGCAACCACCGTGAATCACCAGCAGCCTCCAGGCACAAGTTCAGTTTCAGGAGAAAACATGACGGAAGAAGGGAGATCATCATTCCCCCGGTCTTCTGACTGTGAGTTTCCAGTAAATGTGGACCCTAAGGTGTTTTCTGAGCTTCCACTGGATGTTCAGAGGGAGTTGATGTCTGAATGGAAGCAACAGAAGCCAGTCCTGAAGACCCCCGCATCGAGGAAACCAGGGAGAAGCTCGATGACCAAAGACAAAAAGTCTGCAGGAAAAAGCAGTCAGGCAAACAATTTGTTGAATTATTTCAAACCCAGTTAG
- the LOC121903523 gene encoding RNA exonuclease 1 homolog: protein MFPSSGLFADIACPSLKRGPCERPHCWYKHATNVRDMFGASYKSSIVDFAGAQNGYPSVCGAQVTDEIKEVCLQELERINKEIETVKHEVEQEQRRLSRYQTVQADGRKTAPNLSVSKSETAGKKIHRDTYGLPSRTDLTKTYSRARKYVVDNTKPRTDLEYDPLSNFSADLQSYSSSGKEQKVKNGQSLKRARNVVHSDQKKPVSHQAQRSQSPSPELLDDCNDDSILIIDIPPSPDRKRGRSQKAVYYVPDTTQDTVKELKGIQQEPILLDSPPLRRANAEVFKVTSPPAVDVNRVCSAENNQDPPNLYQNEDCEIIALDESVICGCLEDLGGDCQKSTCFQAAETEEVKSPEPATAGGHDHSWNNSEVIEEENTFCVELSQCELPCGVEKMNPQQPNHFPHKNSLLYKTASSYSPYKQHTKNAQKMERPTRYTVQKTLNEMPQRLGEAGIQHASPDSYLRQTEPASGSSQFQAQYVSAAPVSLHLTNKAESSSASTEQRLVRADNGEIIIIVSSSDDEEEELNYSDVELSDSDPMEECYRIFMEANNEEKGNEGQPEVSVGAIDVEKPEVNIKPQGLSGKKRMAHEAKHTEQPLAKSRPQPQVLVPLRGPAASGFASQPSITSKIQQVQQRTSMLTTSVKGSQAFGSSTCQRKQETQTVAAPPLPPPAHTSVNAQPVPVQNAYINYIPVGTAVLEVGNNLHLILPQGAFPLPVSSNSSPVTSVLTPISQVRTSPVTVKQTYHPQMYHPPAVMPVQRYRTAPPLLIPAPARKPSLTSGFASAHSSTANPTTPQAANATAKPVPTKRKVKQLCETAKDKVPHDVRQRYVNMFTEEFLKTTADVNDAFEKALAEEKTVYNRSVNKLKYLSVAVNALKKLKNQSAVAAKDENVTSQRSKGNIPLNLKKLRGNNDMALYESLKDYILTEEKLIESNYPVQHPEKPGCAALFADNKKGNTDPLKRICCRCGATYSVSQTGKHIRKEECNYHYGKGVENRVPGGVETRYSCCEGVMGAPGCQLFKLHVHDSISLDGFVATVPRRQSDRSCPGVYSVDCEMCYTIHGLELSRVTVVNSSLQVVYDTFIKPDNDVIDYNTRFSGISEEDVKGNHTSLREVQATLLSFINADTILIGHGLETDLCALKLLHGMVVDTSVVFPHRLGPPHKLTLNNLTAEYLRRIIQESVCGHDTAEDAAACMELMLWKVKEDGKLKK, encoded by the exons ATGTTTCCCTCGTCTGGTCTCTTTGCCGACATAGCTTGTCCTTCCTTGAAACGCGGGCCTTGTGAGCGGCCTCACTGTTGGTACAAACATGCTACAAACGTGCGAGATATGTTTGGTGCCTCGTACAAATCATCGATAGTTGACTTTGCAG GAGCTCAAAACGGCTATCCGTCTGTCTGTGGAGCACAAGTGACTGATGAGATCAAAGAGGTATGCCTCCAGGAGCTGGAGCGGATCAACAAGGAGATTGAAACTGTAAAACACGAGGTGGAGCAGGAGCAAAGACGACTATCGCGTTACCAGACTGTGCAGGCAGACGGCAGGAAAACTGCGCCTAACTTGTCAGTTTCCAAATCTGAGACAGCAGGTAAAAAGATACACAGAGATACTTATGGACTGCCTTCACGCACAGACTTAACTAAAACGTACTCTAGAGCAAGGAAGTACGTAGTCGACAACACAAAACCAAGGACTGATTTGGAATATGACCCTCTGTCCAACTTTTCTGCAGACCTGCAGTCTTACAGCTCATCAGGTAAGGAGCAGAAAGTGAAAAACGGACAAAGTTTGAAAAGAGCAAGAAACGTTGTTCATAGTGACCAAAAGAAACCAGTCTCACATCAGGCCCAGCGTTCCCAGTCGCCTTCTCCAGAGCTACTCGATGACTGCAATGATGATAGCATCCTGATTATTGACATTCCTCCCTCacctgacagaaagagaggtCGATCTCAGAAAGCTGTTTACTATGTTCCTGACACAACTCAGGATACAGTAAAGGAACTCAAGGGGATCCAACAAGAACCTATTTTACTTGATTCTCCACCACTCCGACGTGCAAATGCTGAGGTGTTTAAGGTCACGTCTCCACCTGCAGTTGATGTAAACAGAGTCTGTAGTGCTGAAAACAATCAAGATCCACCTAATCTTTATCAAAACGAAGACTGTGAAATTATAGCACTTGATGAAAGTGTAATTTGTGGCTGTTTGGAGGATCTGGGAGGTGACTGTCAGAAAAGTACCTGTTTTCAGGCTGCTGAAACAGAAGAGGTGAAAAGTCCTGAACCTGCCACTGCAGGCGGGCATGATCACAGTTGGAACAATTCAGAGGTGATAGaggaagaaaacacattttgtgttgAATTGTCTCAGTGTGAGCTGCCCTGCGGTGTTGAGAAAATGAATCCACAGCAGCCAAATCATTTTCCACACAAGAATTCGCTTCTTTATAAAACTGCTAGCTCATACTCGCCatacaaacaacacacaaagaaCGCCCAGAAAATGGAGCGGCCCACTCGGTATACAGTTCAGAAAACGTTAAACGAAATGCCACAGAGACTGGGTGAAGCTGGTATTCAACATGCTTCACCTGACAGCTACCTGAGGCAAACAGAACCAGCTTCAGGCAGCAGCCAGTTTCAGGCTCAGTATGTTTCAGCAGCGCCTGTCAGCTTACATTTGACAAACAAAGCTGAATCGTCATCTGCATCAACTGAACAGCGTTTGGTGAGAGCAGACAACGGAGAGATTATAATCATCGTCTCCAGCTCTGACGACGAGGAGGAAGAGCTCAACTATTCAGATGTGGAGCTCTCAGACAGCGACCCAATGGAGGAATGCTACAGGATCTTCATGGAGGCAAATAACGAGGAGAAGGGAAATGAAGGGCAGCCTGAAGTGTCT GTTGGAGCTATTGATGTGGAGAAACCGGAGGTTAATATCAAACCCCAAGGACTGTCGGGAAAGAAGAGGATGGCTCATGAAGCCAAACATACAGAG CAGCCGCTGGCTAAGAGCAGACCGCAGCCTCAGGTGCTGGTTCCACTACGTGGGCCCGCAGCATCAGGATTCGCCTCCCAGCcctccatcacttccaaaaTCCAGCAGGTACAGCAGAGAACCTCCATGCTGACCACTTCAGTCAAGGGCAGTCAGGCTTTTGGCTCCTCCACCTGTCAGAGGAAACAAGAGACCCAGACGGtggctgctcctcctcttcctcctcctgctcacACCTCAGTAAACGCACAGCCTGTTCCTGTGCAAAATG CTTACATTAACTACATACCTGTGGGAACCGCGGTCCTTGAAGTGGGCAACAACTTGCACTTGATCCTCCCACAGGGGGCCTTCCCTTTGCCTGTCTCTTCCAATTCCAGCCCAGTTACTTCAGTCCTAACCCCAATCAGTCAAGTGCGTACGAGCCCCGTTACCGTGAAACAAACATACCATCCACAAATGTACCATCCACCTGCAGTTATGCCCGTGCAAAGATACCGCACAGCACCACCTCTGCTCATTCCAGCGCCGGCGCGTAAACCTTCACTGACGTCTGGCTTTGCATCAGCACATTCAAGTACAGCCAATCCAACCACTCCTCAAGCTGCTAATGCTACTGCTAag ccAGTGCCAACTAAGCGTAAagtgaagcagctgtgtgagacAGCCAAAGACAAAGTGCCTCATGACGTCCGACAGCGTTACGTGAACATGTTCACAGAGGAGTTCCTCAAAACAACAGCCGACGTTAACGACGCCTTTGAAAAG GCACTTGCAGAAGAGAAGACTGTGTATAATCGCAGCGTGAACAAACTCAAATATCTGAGTGTTGCAGTGAATGCACTGAAGAAGCTGAAAAATCAAAGTGCTGTTGCTGCTAAAG ATGAAAATGTCACCAGCCAAAGATCCAAAGGCAACATTCCTCTCAACCTGAAGAAGCTCAGAGGAAATA ATGATATGGCACTGTATGAGAGTTTGAAGGATTATATTTTGACTGAGGAAAAGCTGATTGAGAGCAACTATCCTGTCCAGCACCCAGAGAAACCTGGTTGCGCTGCTCtttttgctgacaataagaaaggaaacacagacc CCCTCAAGAGGATTTGCTGTCGCTGTGGGGCCACGTACTCTGTGAGCCAAACGGGCAAACACATCCGCAAGGAGGAGTGCAACTACCACTATGGGAAAGGAGTTGAGAATAGAG TGCCAGGTGGAGTGGAGACCCGTTACAGTTGCTGTGAGGGAGTCATGGGAGCACCTGGATGCCAGCTGTTTAAG TTGCATGTCCATGACTCCATCAGCCTGGACGGGTTTGTGGCAACCGTCCCTAGACGTCAGTCAGATAGGAGCTGCCCTGGAGTTTACTCTGTGGATTGTGAAATG TGTTACACCATTCATGGTTTGGAGCTGTCCAGAGTAACAGTGGTCAACTCTAGTCTTCAAGTTGTCTACGACACCTTCATCAAACCTGATAATGACGTCATTGACTATAACACCAG GTTTTCAGGCATCAGTGAGGAAGACGTGAAGGGCAACCACACGTCTCTCAGAGAGGTGCAGGCGACCTTGTTGAGCTTCATCAACGCTGACACCATTCTGATAGGACATGGCTTGGAAACAGACCTCTGTGCCCTGAAG TTGCTCCATGGGATGGTGGTGGACACGTCGGTGGTCTTTCCCCACCGTCTGGGCCCCCCTCACAAGCTGACCCTCAACAACCTCACTGCTGAGTATCTTAGGAGGATCATCCAAGAGAGCG TTTGTGGCCACGACACTGCAGAAGACGCTGCTGCCTGCATGGAGCTCATGTTATGGAAGGTCAAAGAAgatggaaaactgaaaaaatga